In the Pseudorasbora parva isolate DD20220531a chromosome 23, ASM2467924v1, whole genome shotgun sequence genome, one interval contains:
- the ier3ip1 gene encoding immediate early response 3-interacting protein 1, which translates to MAFTLYALIQTAILFTNAIAVLHEERFLSKIGWGAEQGIGGFGDEPGIKAQLLNLIRSVRTVMRVPLIAVNSVCIVLLLLFG; encoded by the exons ATGGCGTTCACACTGTACGCACTGATTCAAACAGCGATATTATTCACTAATGCTATCGCAGTTCTGCACGAAGAGAGGTTTCTCAGTAAAA TTGGTTGGGGAGCAGAGCAAGGTATTGGAGGATTTGGAGATGAACCTGGGATTAAAGCACAACTTCTGAACCTTATTCGTTCTGTCAGGACTGTCATGAGAG TACCTCTGATAGCAGTGAATTCAGTGTGTATCGTCTTGCTATTACTGTTTGGATGA